The Terrirubrum flagellatum nucleotide sequence CGACGATGACGACGCCGGCGTGCTGGGAATAGCCCATGCCGACGCCGCCGCCATGATGCAGCGACACCCAGGTCGCGCCGCCGGCGGTGTTGAGCAAAGCATTGAGCAGCGGCCAGTCCGACACGGCGTCAGTGCCGTCCTTCATCGCTTCGGTCTCGCGGTTGGGAGACGCGACCGAACCGGAATCGAGATGGTCGCGGCCGATCACGATCGGCGCCTTCACCTCGCCCTTCGCCACCATCTCGTTGAAGGCCAGGCCGAGACGATGGCGATCGCCGAGGCCGACCCAGCAAATGCGCGCCGGCAGCCCCTGGAACTTGATGCGCTCCTTCGCCATGTCGAGCCAGTGATGGAGATGCGCATCATTTGGCATCAACTCCTTCACGCGCTGATCGGTGCGATAGATGTCCTCGGGGTCGCCTGACAAAGCAGCCCAACGAAATGGGCCGACGCCGCGGCAGAAAAGCGGGCGGATATAGGCCGGCACGAAGCCGGGAAAATCGAACGCGTCGGCGACGCCCATATCCTTCGCCATCTGGCGGATGTTGTTGCCGTAGTCGAGCGTGGGCACGCCCATGCGATGGAAATCGAGCATGGCGCGCACATGCGTCGCCATCGACTGCTTGGCCGCCTGCGTCGTTCCCGCGGGATCGCGCTCGCGGCGCTCGGCCCATTCCTCCAGCGTCCAGCCCGCGGGGAGATAACCGTTGAGCGGATCATGCGCCGAGGTCTGGTCGGTGACGACGTCGGGGCGAATGCCGCGCTTCACGAGATCGGGAAACACTTCCGCCGCGTTGCCGAGAACGCCCACGGAGACGGGCTTTCCCTGCGCATGGCTGCGCTTGATGATTTCAAGTGCCTCATCGACGGATGACGCCTTCTCGTCGAGATATTTCGTGCGCAGGCGAAAATCGATGCTCGACGGCTTGCATTCGACGGCGAGCATGGAGGCTCCGGCCATCGTTGCCGCGAGCGGCTGCGCGCCGCCCATGCCGCCGAGGCCGCCGGTGAGGATCCATTTGCCTTTGAGATTTCCGCCGAAATGCTGGCGGCCGACTTCGGCGAAGGTCTCGTAAGTCCCCTGAACGATGCCCTGCGTGCCAATATAGATCCAGGAGCCGGCGGTCATCTGGCCGTACATCATCAGCCCGAGCTTATCGAGATGATGAAAATGCTCCCAGTTCGCCCAACCCGGAACAAGATTGGAATTCGCGATCAGCACACGCGGCGCATCGGCGTGCGTGCGGAAGACGCCGACCGGCTTGCCCGACTGCACCAGCAGCGTTTCGTCATTCTCAAGCTTCCGCAGCGCGTGGACGATGCGGTCGAAGCTTTCCCAGTCGCGCGCGGCGCGGCCGATGCCGCCATAAACCACGAGCTCTTCCGGCTTCTCCGCGACCTCGGGGTCGAGATTGTTCATGAGCATGCGTAGCGCCGCTTCGGTGAGCCAGCTCCTGGCGCTCTTCTCGGGCCCGCGCGGCGCGCGGATGACGCGAGTGTTGTCGAGACGGGTCATTATTTCTGTCCTTCGAGGGCGGCTGCGGCGCGCAGAATGGAATCAAGAATGTTGTCGAGCGCCTGCCGCAGCGGCCGCGCGACGGCGGCGTCGAAAGCGCAGGGCGCGGTTTCGCGC carries:
- the hutU gene encoding urocanate hydratase, which gives rise to MTRLDNTRVIRAPRGPEKSARSWLTEAALRMLMNNLDPEVAEKPEELVVYGGIGRAARDWESFDRIVHALRKLENDETLLVQSGKPVGVFRTHADAPRVLIANSNLVPGWANWEHFHHLDKLGLMMYGQMTAGSWIYIGTQGIVQGTYETFAEVGRQHFGGNLKGKWILTGGLGGMGGAQPLAATMAGASMLAVECKPSSIDFRLRTKYLDEKASSVDEALEIIKRSHAQGKPVSVGVLGNAAEVFPDLVKRGIRPDVVTDQTSAHDPLNGYLPAGWTLEEWAERRERDPAGTTQAAKQSMATHVRAMLDFHRMGVPTLDYGNNIRQMAKDMGVADAFDFPGFVPAYIRPLFCRGVGPFRWAALSGDPEDIYRTDQRVKELMPNDAHLHHWLDMAKERIKFQGLPARICWVGLGDRHRLGLAFNEMVAKGEVKAPIVIGRDHLDSGSVASPNRETEAMKDGTDAVSDWPLLNALLNTAGGATWVSLHHGGGVGMGYSQHAGVVIVADGTPEAAKRLERVLWNDPGTGVMRHADAGYEIAIECAKEKGLKLPSLGIGD